The bacterium genome includes a window with the following:
- a CDS encoding NRDE family protein, with protein sequence MCLILLAYRAHPEYPVIIAANRDEFYERRTAHAAYWDDNPEILAGKDLQGGGTWLGVSKSGRIAMITNYREPGSFNQDAPTRGKLVSDFLSGKKNAMNYLQQVKHGARSYNGFNLILGDDSGFYYFSNRSDKINQLPCGVFGLSNHLLDTPWPKVEKSKNKLMKSLEQTQVNENELFAILSDVTPANDAQLPDTGVGVELEKMLSPVFIKSPKYGTRCSTIILIDKKLKVSFVERTYAPEDGRWTELRYELNWRATIVS encoded by the coding sequence ATGTGCCTCATCCTTCTAGCATACCGTGCTCATCCGGAATACCCGGTGATCATTGCCGCCAATCGCGATGAATTTTATGAACGACGAACAGCGCATGCGGCATATTGGGATGACAATCCTGAAATATTGGCCGGTAAAGATCTGCAGGGCGGGGGCACCTGGCTTGGCGTTTCAAAAAGTGGGCGGATCGCGATGATAACGAACTACCGTGAACCCGGCTCATTCAATCAAGACGCGCCTACGCGCGGAAAGCTGGTCAGCGATTTTTTATCCGGCAAAAAAAATGCGATGAATTACCTTCAACAAGTAAAACACGGCGCGCGATCGTACAATGGATTCAACCTGATCTTGGGAGATGATTCCGGATTTTATTATTTTTCCAATCGATCGGACAAAATAAATCAATTACCGTGCGGAGTATTTGGACTAAGCAATCATCTTTTGGACACGCCGTGGCCAAAAGTAGAAAAAAGTAAAAATAAATTAATGAAATCGCTCGAACAAACGCAGGTTAATGAAAACGAATTGTTTGCTATTTTATCTGACGTTACCCCGGCGAATGATGCGCAGCTTCCGGATACGGGCGTAGGAGTTGAATTGGAGAAAATGTTATCGCCGGTATTTATCAAAAGCCCGAAGTACGGCACGAGGTGTTCGACGATTATCCTGATTGACAAAAAGTTAAAAGTGAGTTTTGTTGAACGAACGTACGCGCCCGAGGACGGCCGGTGGACAGAACTTAGATATGAGCTGAATTGGCGTGCAACTATAGTTTCTTAA
- a CDS encoding tetratricopeptide repeat protein encodes MKYLISLIYFVLLMLNSRVIAQSQNQDSAASLLLQGMEKVYNLDFAHADALFDSVIQMNPKHPQGYYFKSSSHFYQIISGYDSTASEEQFMELNDHAIAVAEEYERTDQVDGQFYRGTSYGNIARYHAMVGNFFKAFYYAKKSKSLHEDIIRRNPDIFDAYLTTGVYNYYAAAMPRWIDAVAGLFGLGGDRAQGIRQLETAFEKGKLAKLEAKFFLANVYYEEGNYEKSLRFHQELSLRFNRNPFLYNQLGLIYYSMEDFGKAELSFYKAREAVNASFMSSKMFADYFLGRINKLKNDYKTALPYLTEASEIGKNRKLFKSIDAWIVGAAYYQSGEVMELSGNRASAMGLYDLAKNHEYSGKSTAQASKNRLQYGLSEFEIEVIRARHLILFGKTEEGRGMMLKLKPEARNGNVKFLSQINFYLGRAEMAHSNYPSAKDYFLEALRTQTDDGDQKWREPQARYYLAFCYAHLGKNELAKNELNKVVDNDQYLEAPRFKFLSRELLKKL; translated from the coding sequence ATGAAATACTTAATCAGTCTTATATACTTTGTTTTATTGATGCTGAATTCGCGCGTTATTGCACAATCGCAAAATCAGGATTCGGCCGCGTCTTTATTGCTTCAGGGTATGGAAAAGGTTTACAACCTTGATTTTGCGCATGCCGACGCGCTTTTTGACTCGGTCATACAAATGAATCCGAAGCACCCCCAAGGATATTATTTCAAATCGTCCTCTCATTTTTATCAAATCATTTCAGGATACGACTCTACCGCAAGTGAAGAACAATTTATGGAGCTGAACGACCACGCCATCGCCGTTGCCGAGGAGTATGAAAGAACTGATCAGGTTGATGGACAATTCTACAGAGGCACCTCCTATGGAAATATCGCACGGTATCACGCAATGGTTGGTAATTTTTTCAAGGCATTCTATTATGCGAAAAAATCAAAAAGCCTGCATGAGGATATTATCCGCCGGAATCCGGACATTTTCGATGCGTATCTTACCACGGGCGTTTATAATTATTATGCGGCCGCCATGCCGCGATGGATCGATGCCGTAGCCGGATTATTCGGATTGGGGGGTGACAGGGCTCAGGGAATTCGCCAGCTTGAGACGGCTTTTGAAAAAGGAAAGCTGGCCAAACTGGAAGCTAAGTTTTTCCTGGCGAACGTCTATTACGAAGAAGGAAATTATGAAAAGTCGCTTCGGTTTCATCAGGAATTATCCTTACGATTTAACCGAAACCCGTTTTTGTATAATCAGTTAGGCCTCATCTATTATTCCATGGAAGATTTTGGAAAAGCGGAACTTTCATTTTATAAAGCCAGAGAGGCGGTGAACGCATCTTTTATGTCGTCAAAAATGTTCGCGGACTATTTTCTGGGACGTATTAACAAATTAAAAAATGATTATAAAACGGCATTGCCGTATTTGACGGAAGCATCTGAGATCGGCAAAAATAGAAAATTATTCAAAAGCATTGACGCCTGGATTGTCGGCGCCGCATATTATCAATCCGGGGAAGTGATGGAGCTCTCCGGTAACCGCGCCTCCGCCATGGGCCTTTATGACCTTGCTAAGAATCATGAGTACTCAGGTAAATCGACCGCCCAGGCCAGCAAGAATCGCCTGCAATACGGATTGTCTGAATTCGAAATAGAAGTGATTCGTGCACGGCATTTGATTTTGTTCGGAAAAACCGAGGAAGGCCGAGGCATGATGTTGAAGTTAAAACCGGAAGCGCGCAACGGAAACGTCAAATTTTTATCGCAAATCAATTTTTATCTTGGCCGCGCAGAAATGGCGCATTCTAACTATCCGAGCGCAAAAGATTATTTCCTTGAAGCGCTTCGAACCCAGACGGATGACGGCGATCAAAAGTGGCGGGAACCGCAGGCTCGCTATTATTTAGCGTTTTGTTATGCGCATCTTGGAAAGAACGAGTTGGCTAAGAACGAGTTGAATAAGGTTGTGGACAACGATCAATATCTTGAAGCGCCAAGATTCAAATTTCTTTCGCGCGAGCTGCTTAAGAAACTATAG
- a CDS encoding YigZ family protein, producing MITDEFYTIKDEKKSEIKVKGSTFIGSACPIESREHAEQFLASIQKKYFDATHHCYAYRAGIESNLSFRYHDDGEPSGTAGKPIYQVITGRKLTNLIIVATRYYGGTKLGTGGLARAYSDCAVDVITYCDIIKRIIYKNVRVQFPYDETSVVMRQIDLFEAKITETKYDIQTEMMISIRAGETERFCSQLVDLTRGKIVILRQD from the coding sequence ATGATTACGGATGAATTTTATACGATCAAAGATGAAAAAAAATCTGAAATCAAAGTAAAAGGCTCCACTTTTATCGGAAGCGCCTGCCCGATCGAATCCCGTGAACATGCGGAACAATTTCTTGCCTCTATTCAAAAAAAATATTTTGATGCAACTCACCATTGTTATGCCTATCGGGCCGGAATTGAATCTAATTTATCCTTTCGTTACCACGACGACGGGGAACCATCCGGCACCGCCGGAAAGCCGATCTATCAAGTCATCACAGGCCGGAAGTTGACTAATCTCATTATTGTGGCGACACGTTATTACGGAGGAACAAAATTAGGCACCGGCGGCCTTGCCCGCGCGTATTCCGACTGCGCCGTTGACGTAATTACTTACTGCGATATTATCAAACGAATAATTTATAAAAACGTCCGCGTTCAGTTTCCATATGACGAAACGAGCGTGGTCATGCGCCAGATTGACTTGTTCGAAGCGAAAATAACTGAGACCAAGTACGATATACAAACTGAAATGATGATCTCCATTCGAGCCGGCGAAACTGAACGGTTTTGCTCCCAATTAGTAGACTTAACGCGCGGCAAGATTGTTATTCTTAGACAGGATTAA
- a CDS encoding S9 family peptidase, whose protein sequence is MFTHLKHLFIVFLALTTAGNLTAQNKRTLTAEDLWNMKRVSSLTVSPDGKFGCFVVSEYSVKDNKGNSDLWLIDLSSNKLKRLTTNVGSDNSPAWHPNSRTIAFISKREGDYAQLYQIDIDGGEAALITEMPMGISNPKYFADGKRIAFSSSIIPEYENDFEGMKKALKEKKDNKMTAKVTENRFYRYWDNWLTDGYVIHIYAYTMDTKERVDLTKGSKRILAISLGGLDANYDLSPDGKWMVLTANTTLPPYTKMNQDVYLAPLSSNDEWVNLTKDNEEGDNDPFFSKDGKYIYYTRQTDPDYSAENERLVRYDLATKEQKVLTDTSLSYYNYNESNPGKTMFMLASDQARTSAFMLDLASNKTQRLFTESVVNALNVSGNRLVFIKTNMSQPAEIFDFDLKTKKISQLSFFNKPITDSIAFGKVENLTFTGADGDPVQMYLLYPPNFDPNKKYPLVHMIHGGPAGTFNDDFHYRWNGQMFAAPGYVVAMVNFHGSTSFGNAFGKSIVGAHGDKPFTDIMKATDYLLANYSFIDSARMAAAGGSYGGYLVNWIAGHTDRFKCLISHAGVYNLMGQFASDMTYERVKNYDGAPWEGRYEQINKYSPAFFSNHFNTPMLILHGEKDYRVVVTQGLELYGVLKGKGVESRLVYFPNENHWILQPQNSIYWYKEVHNWFARYLK, encoded by the coding sequence ATGTTCACACACCTAAAACATTTATTTATTGTTTTCTTGGCCTTGACAACCGCCGGCAATCTGACGGCGCAAAACAAACGCACGCTCACCGCTGAAGACCTGTGGAATATGAAACGCGTGTCATCGCTCACCGTTTCCCCCGACGGTAAATTCGGCTGTTTTGTTGTCTCGGAATATAGCGTTAAGGATAACAAAGGGAATTCCGATCTCTGGCTGATCGATCTGAGCAGTAACAAACTAAAACGATTGACCACAAATGTCGGTTCCGATAATTCCCCGGCCTGGCATCCCAACAGCCGCACGATCGCATTTATTTCAAAACGTGAAGGCGACTATGCGCAGTTGTATCAAATCGACATTGACGGCGGCGAGGCCGCATTGATTACGGAAATGCCTATGGGCATTTCGAATCCGAAGTACTTCGCTGACGGAAAGCGCATCGCGTTTTCGTCTTCAATTATACCGGAGTATGAGAATGACTTTGAGGGAATGAAAAAAGCGCTCAAGGAAAAAAAAGACAATAAGATGACTGCGAAGGTCACGGAAAACCGATTTTACCGTTACTGGGATAATTGGCTGACCGACGGCTATGTGATTCATATTTACGCTTATACTATGGACACTAAAGAACGCGTCGATTTGACCAAAGGATCGAAACGTATTCTCGCAATCAGCCTCGGCGGGCTTGACGCAAATTATGATTTATCTCCCGACGGCAAGTGGATGGTTCTGACGGCCAACACAACCCTTCCTCCTTATACCAAAATGAATCAGGATGTGTACCTCGCGCCGCTTTCCTCCAATGACGAGTGGGTTAATCTGACCAAAGATAATGAAGAAGGTGATAACGATCCCTTCTTCTCTAAAGACGGAAAATATATCTATTACACGCGGCAAACCGATCCGGATTATTCCGCAGAAAACGAACGCCTGGTGCGATACGACCTCGCGACTAAGGAACAAAAAGTTCTGACCGACACGTCCCTTTCCTATTATAACTACAACGAATCGAATCCGGGCAAGACCATGTTTATGCTCGCGAGCGACCAAGCGCGCACGTCGGCATTTATGCTCGATTTGGCGTCAAATAAAACTCAAAGGCTATTTACCGAAAGTGTTGTTAATGCGCTAAATGTTTCCGGCAACCGGCTTGTGTTCATCAAAACGAATATGTCGCAGCCTGCGGAAATTTTCGATTTTGACCTAAAAACCAAGAAAATATCCCAGCTCAGTTTTTTCAATAAGCCGATCACCGATTCTATTGCTTTCGGAAAAGTCGAGAATCTGACGTTCACCGGCGCCGATGGCGACCCCGTTCAGATGTATCTCCTCTATCCGCCCAATTTTGATCCCAATAAAAAATATCCTTTGGTACATATGATTCACGGCGGCCCTGCAGGTACGTTTAATGATGATTTTCATTACCGATGGAATGGGCAGATGTTCGCCGCGCCGGGTTACGTGGTTGCGATGGTTAATTTTCACGGTTCGACAAGTTTTGGAAATGCTTTTGGAAAATCGATCGTCGGCGCGCATGGCGATAAACCCTTCACCGACATCATGAAAGCAACGGATTATCTTCTTGCCAACTATTCCTTTATTGACAGCGCGCGCATGGCCGCCGCCGGAGGTTCTTACGGAGGATATCTTGTTAACTGGATCGCAGGCCACACGGATCGTTTCAAATGTTTGATCAGCCACGCAGGGGTATATAATTTAATGGGCCAGTTTGCGTCCGACATGACGTATGAACGCGTGAAAAATTACGACGGGGCGCCGTGGGAAGGGCGTTATGAACAGATCAATAAATACAGCCCCGCATTTTTCTCAAATCATTTTAATACGCCGATGCTTATCCTGCATGGCGAAAAAGATTACCGTGTGGTCGTGACGCAGGGACTGGAATTATACGGCGTGCTTAAGGGAAAAGGCGTTGAATCCCGTTTAGTTTATTTCCCTAATGAGAACCACTGGATACTCCAGCCGCAGAACTCGATTTATTGGTACAAAGAAGTTCACAACTGGTTTGCGCGGTATTTAAAATAG
- a CDS encoding DinB family protein, translating into MSFFTFGKNYPTIMRYGIFLYWEERFCIFSRFSFSYYQVDKGRRMISELQSRFEMFESKRMFFLDRMNKMTAEQLSFKPHADHWNMLDIVQHLMLSERAFLLQVTEKTFKPRKPRFHPLIGSFILWLIFKVGIHVKVPVKSALPKDSMSLHDSTALWQEKRTGLKEFFETLDRTSARQKLFFHPIRGGISSITLVEFLTVHFDHHMKQVKRIQRSPHYPK; encoded by the coding sequence GTGTCATTTTTTACGTTTGGAAAAAATTACCCTACCATCATGCGGTATGGCATCTTTTTGTATTGGGAGGAACGATTTTGCATTTTTTCGCGATTCTCTTTTTCGTATTACCAAGTTGACAAAGGGCGCCGAATGATAAGTGAATTACAAAGCCGATTCGAAATGTTTGAATCGAAACGGATGTTTTTTTTGGATCGGATGAACAAGATGACTGCGGAACAACTTTCATTCAAGCCTCATGCAGACCACTGGAACATGCTGGATATAGTTCAGCATTTAATGTTATCCGAGCGCGCTTTTTTGCTGCAGGTAACTGAAAAAACGTTTAAACCGCGCAAACCAAGGTTTCATCCGCTTATCGGTTCGTTTATACTATGGTTGATTTTCAAAGTCGGCATTCACGTCAAAGTTCCTGTCAAATCGGCTCTTCCGAAAGATTCGATGAGTTTGCATGATTCCACGGCGCTGTGGCAGGAAAAACGGACAGGGTTGAAAGAATTTTTTGAAACCTTAGATCGAACTTCGGCTCGCCAAAAATTATTTTTTCATCCGATTAGGGGAGGAATAAGTTCCATTACGCTGGTCGAATTTCTCACCGTTCACTTTGATCATCACATGAAACAGGTGAAACGTATTCAGCGTTCACCGCATTATCCGAAGTAA
- a CDS encoding dihydroorotase: MAREVSAKPLPQQLLLKNVRLIDVLNRRDEVTDILIKNGKIEKIGKISQSGADTIDLSGKIVTHGFIDMHVHLREPGREDKETVWTGCNAAMAGGFTAIACMPNTTPPIDSPDTVLFVKSRAEKHLVDVYPVGCVSKNREGKELAEIGNLVEAGAVGISDDGDPVYNAEIMRRALEYVKMFDIPVIEHAEDKQLSNRGSMHEGFTSTRLGIRGIPSIAEETIVARDILLAEYTDSRVHIAHISSGGTVRLVREAKKRGIKVTCEVCPHHFTLTDLAVENYNTFAKMNPPLREQKDVDEIKKGLQDGTIDIIATDHAPHTVEDKECEFDHAAFGITGLETCVGITLSDLVHKKVISLDSAIDKLAIAPRKLLNLPLPEFTAGASATFTILDLEKVWKYDVSQTCSKSVNTPYHNYEMRGKAIGVIHKNKIFME, from the coding sequence ATGGCACGAGAAGTATCAGCAAAACCCCTACCCCAGCAGCTTCTGTTGAAAAATGTGCGGTTGATCGACGTTTTGAATCGCCGCGATGAAGTTACGGACATTCTTATTAAGAACGGGAAAATAGAAAAGATCGGTAAAATCAGTCAGTCCGGCGCCGACACTATAGATCTTTCAGGTAAAATAGTTACGCACGGTTTTATCGATATGCACGTGCACCTGCGCGAACCCGGCCGCGAGGATAAAGAAACGGTTTGGACCGGATGTAATGCCGCAATGGCGGGCGGTTTTACCGCAATCGCTTGTATGCCGAACACTACGCCTCCGATAGATTCTCCCGATACCGTGCTTTTTGTAAAATCGCGCGCTGAAAAACACCTCGTGGACGTATATCCCGTGGGCTGTGTCAGTAAAAATCGCGAGGGAAAGGAATTGGCGGAAATAGGTAATCTTGTCGAGGCGGGCGCGGTGGGTATTTCTGACGACGGCGATCCGGTCTACAACGCAGAAATCATGCGCCGCGCTCTCGAATATGTAAAAATGTTCGACATTCCGGTAATTGAACATGCAGAGGATAAACAATTATCCAATCGCGGATCCATGCACGAAGGCTTTACATCCACGCGACTGGGCATACGCGGCATCCCGAGTATAGCGGAAGAAACTATTGTTGCGAGGGATATTTTGTTAGCCGAATATACGGACTCCCGCGTTCATATCGCGCACATTTCATCCGGCGGAACGGTTCGGCTCGTGCGCGAAGCAAAAAAACGCGGGATCAAAGTCACGTGTGAAGTCTGTCCGCACCATTTCACGCTCACCGATCTGGCCGTGGAAAACTATAATACGTTTGCAAAAATGAATCCGCCGCTGCGTGAGCAAAAAGATGTGGACGAGATCAAAAAGGGTTTGCAGGACGGAACGATCGATATTATTGCAACGGATCACGCACCGCATACCGTTGAGGATAAAGAATGCGAATTTGACCATGCGGCTTTTGGCATTACCGGATTAGAAACGTGCGTGGGTATCACGCTCTCCGATCTGGTACACAAAAAAGTTATTTCTCTCGATTCTGCGATAGATAAACTTGCTATTGCGCCGAGGAAATTACTTAACCTGCCGCTACCGGAATTTACGGCAGGCGCTTCCGCAACATTCACCATTCTCGATTTAGAAAAAGTATGGAAATACGACGTCTCGCAAACCTGTTCCAAATCCGTCAATACGCCATACCATAATTACGAAATGCGCGGCAAAGCGATCGGCGTCATTCATAAAAACAAAATATTTATGGAATAA
- a CDS encoding BamA/TamA family outer membrane protein: MKPALFIITCVAFLIFSTPAFSQTESNSIESPATIKRISVEGAAQVSESYILENLRSRKNNFFDRAALDRDLRQILRLYSLKNLYLIQIDSVHYIFSDDSSEVSIQILVTENKVISIGNIEFKGNPSLTVSDLLNVMNSNVNKSFDPKTLEMDIEEILRLYEDSGYPFAKVTVAELKLYEEKGQPKLAISLHVSENQKTMLTQLEMSGQQQTRSNVLLREMRLTLPRLFRRTDIEAGLARIRRFPFITEARAGELAANSDSSYRQQISINEGPSNIIDGVAGYVPKTTASKGYFTGIANLSFLNLYGTARRLDVRWQKKNRYSQEFLIAYTEPWIFNFPLNLSGSFQQLVQDTTYVEQQMTLDGSVWLGTFGAGLFGLKLKYVDAADPVTSFLYNIPTAQFASAYIGLSYDTRDTPYNPRKGTFYKAQIEYGRKNEDRLTANNSASDTLIVNGLPVIVEKNSRTLSTQKVTLDFETIISVTRQLVFYNALHGAVYKSPQTLVPYSEQLRFGGLKTLRGYTEDFFNGTRVGWNNFELRWLTSPRSRIFTFVDLGYYYRNASSPVDQNRIIKEDGWPIGYGFGIRFETQLGLFALDFGLGKKDSFGNGKIHFGIAGQF; this comes from the coding sequence ATGAAACCCGCATTATTTATAATTACCTGCGTCGCCTTTCTTATCTTTTCAACGCCGGCATTCAGCCAAACAGAGTCAAACTCAATTGAATCCCCGGCAACAATCAAGAGGATCAGCGTTGAGGGCGCCGCGCAGGTTTCAGAGAGTTATATTCTCGAAAACCTCCGATCACGTAAAAACAATTTTTTTGATCGAGCTGCGCTTGACCGCGACTTACGACAGATCCTCCGCCTGTATAGCCTGAAAAATTTGTATTTGATCCAAATTGATTCCGTTCATTATATTTTTTCCGATGATTCTTCAGAAGTTAGCATCCAAATCTTGGTTACAGAAAATAAAGTAATTTCCATTGGAAATATCGAATTTAAAGGAAACCCCTCTTTAACCGTTTCCGATCTGCTCAACGTGATGAACTCGAATGTGAATAAATCTTTCGATCCAAAAACTCTTGAGATGGATATCGAGGAAATCCTTCGTTTGTATGAAGACTCCGGATATCCGTTTGCGAAGGTCACGGTTGCTGAACTAAAATTGTATGAAGAAAAAGGTCAGCCCAAACTTGCCATTAGTCTCCATGTGTCGGAAAATCAAAAAACAATGTTGACTCAATTAGAAATGAGCGGTCAGCAACAAACAAGAAGTAATGTTTTGCTAAGAGAAATGAGGCTCACTCTACCCCGCTTATTTCGCAGAACCGACATTGAAGCCGGCCTTGCGCGAATACGCCGATTCCCTTTTATTACCGAAGCGCGGGCCGGTGAACTTGCGGCAAACAGCGACAGCAGTTACCGTCAGCAAATTAGTATAAACGAGGGCCCGTCAAATATTATTGACGGCGTTGCTGGGTATGTTCCGAAAACCACCGCATCCAAAGGATATTTTACCGGCATTGCCAATTTGTCTTTTCTAAATCTTTATGGAACCGCGAGGCGTCTCGACGTGCGTTGGCAGAAAAAGAACAGGTATTCCCAGGAATTCCTGATTGCATATACCGAGCCGTGGATATTTAACTTTCCCTTAAACCTAAGCGGATCATTTCAGCAGTTGGTTCAAGATACAACGTATGTGGAACAACAAATGACTCTGGACGGGAGTGTCTGGCTGGGTACGTTCGGCGCCGGCCTGTTCGGGCTTAAATTAAAATATGTGGACGCAGCCGATCCCGTAACTTCTTTTTTGTATAATATTCCCACGGCGCAATTTGCATCGGCCTATATCGGATTATCTTATGATACCCGTGATACTCCTTACAACCCAAGGAAAGGCACATTCTACAAAGCGCAGATCGAATACGGAAGAAAAAATGAAGACCGACTGACTGCAAACAATAGCGCTTCCGATACACTGATAGTTAACGGACTTCCCGTGATCGTTGAAAAAAACAGCCGCACGCTCTCTACCCAGAAAGTTACTTTAGATTTTGAAACGATCATTTCCGTCACGAGACAGTTGGTGTTTTATAATGCTCTGCACGGCGCAGTATATAAATCGCCGCAAACGCTCGTGCCATACAGTGAGCAGTTACGCTTCGGCGGACTCAAAACCCTTCGGGGCTACACGGAAGATTTTTTCAACGGCACCCGTGTCGGGTGGAATAATTTTGAACTGCGCTGGCTGACGTCGCCGAGATCACGTATATTTACTTTTGTTGATCTCGGATATTATTATCGCAACGCTTCATCCCCTGTTGATCAAAATAGGATCATCAAGGAAGACGGATGGCCGATCGGATACGGGTTTGGTATTCGATTTGAAACGCAATTAGGGCTTTTCGCTTTGGATTTCGGTTTAGGAAAAAAAGATTCTTTTGGAAACGGTAAAATTCACTTTGGTATCGCCGGACAGTTTTAA
- a CDS encoding hemolysin III family protein, with translation MEHQQYTIGEEIANSITHGIGAALSIAGLVILVVMAALHGDAWHIVSCSIYGASMIMLYTASTLYHTFQSPKVKHAMRILDHSSIYLLIAGTYTPFTLISLRGPWGWSLFGVIWGLALTGIIFKLYFTGRFNKASTIIYVLMGWIAVIAIKPMIDIIPIGGLALLFGGGLSYTLGVIFYVWKKLPYHHAVWHLFVLGGTILHFFAILFFVLPS, from the coding sequence ATGGAACATCAGCAATATACCATAGGGGAAGAAATTGCAAACAGCATAACTCACGGAATCGGAGCGGCTTTGAGTATAGCCGGATTGGTTATTCTCGTGGTCATGGCGGCGCTGCACGGCGATGCGTGGCATATTGTCAGTTGTTCGATTTACGGCGCTTCCATGATCATGCTGTATACGGCATCCACGTTGTACCATACTTTTCAAAGCCCGAAAGTCAAACATGCCATGCGAATTCTGGATCATTCGTCGATCTATTTATTAATTGCCGGTACCTACACGCCATTTACGCTGATCAGTTTACGCGGGCCGTGGGGATGGTCGTTATTCGGCGTGATCTGGGGCCTTGCATTAACCGGCATTATATTTAAACTGTACTTTACCGGGCGATTTAATAAAGCGTCTACCATCATTTACGTTTTAATGGGATGGATTGCCGTCATTGCAATTAAACCAATGATAGACATAATTCCAATCGGAGGACTGGCGTTACTCTTCGGCGGCGGATTGTCCTATACGCTCGGTGTCATTTTTTACGTTTGGAAAAAATTACCCTACCATCATGCGGTATGGCATCTTTTTGTATTGGGAGGAACGATTTTGCATTTTTTCGCGATTCTCTTTTTCGTATTACCAAGTTGA
- a CDS encoding insulinase family protein, which yields MKLPKIEIYRKILDNGLTLLLNENHKLPICTVMIWLRVGGRNESPGITGMSHYLEHCYSMGTQRFGPRENSWLIQRIGGTKNAFTSHDFTAYYSNIPSAHFETVMDMEADRFTHLALPEEHVLSEKEVIKEEKRLRYEDSPFGKMYETMCGLAYERHPYKNTVIGSWDDLNVMTRQDMMAYYKKWYVPENTVIVLSGDVARDRAVQAAESYFGAIPKGSLDDLKTADEPAQQSERRKRIQMEAEHASLLIAYQAVAMDDDDYIPLVFLSHILSAGHSSRLYQALVYEQQIATFASAACEGSKDPGLFQIMAQVQSDHTIEEVEAALMQEIENVQKEPVSDREYERIKNMVESGFIHALETNDNRAEMIGRYEIVSRKYGSEYVNISLDLIEKTTKEDIQRVAKKYLIPAHKNIVILDPIKRN from the coding sequence ATGAAGCTACCAAAAATAGAAATCTACAGAAAAATTTTAGATAACGGGTTAACGCTGCTTCTCAATGAAAATCATAAATTGCCTATTTGCACGGTTATGATCTGGCTGCGCGTGGGCGGCAGGAACGAAAGCCCGGGTATTACGGGCATGTCACACTATCTTGAGCATTGTTATTCCATGGGAACGCAACGGTTCGGGCCGCGTGAAAACAGTTGGCTTATTCAGCGCATTGGCGGAACTAAAAACGCATTTACGTCGCATGATTTTACTGCCTATTATTCCAATATTCCTTCCGCACATTTTGAAACGGTAATGGATATGGAGGCGGACCGCTTCACGCATCTTGCGCTTCCGGAAGAGCATGTTCTGTCTGAAAAAGAAGTTATCAAAGAAGAAAAACGTCTGCGGTATGAAGACTCTCCGTTTGGCAAGATGTACGAAACGATGTGCGGACTTGCTTACGAACGCCACCCGTATAAGAACACCGTGATCGGCAGTTGGGACGATCTGAATGTGATGACACGCCAGGATATGATGGCGTATTATAAGAAATGGTACGTTCCTGAAAATACCGTGATCGTACTATCCGGCGACGTTGCGCGTGATCGCGCGGTGCAAGCGGCGGAATCGTATTTCGGCGCAATTCCCAAAGGAAGTCTGGACGATTTAAAAACGGCTGATGAACCGGCGCAGCAATCGGAACGCAGAAAAAGAATACAAATGGAAGCAGAACATGCTTCGCTTCTGATTGCCTATCAGGCCGTCGCGATGGATGACGACGATTATATTCCTCTGGTTTTTTTGAGCCATATATTGTCCGCAGGGCATAGTTCAAGGCTTTATCAGGCGCTGGTGTATGAACAGCAGATCGCCACGTTTGCGTCGGCAGCATGCGAAGGTTCAAAAGACCCCGGGCTTTTTCAGATCATGGCGCAAGTTCAATCCGATCACACGATCGAGGAAGTGGAAGCGGCTTTGATGCAGGAAATTGAAAATGTTCAAAAAGAACCTGTTTCAGACCGTGAATACGAACGAATTAAAAACATGGTGGAATCGGGGTTTATCCATGCGCTGGAGACCAACGATAACCGGGCGGAAATGATCGGCCGGTATGAAATCGTTTCAAGAAAATACGGTTCGGAATACGTGAATATTTCGTTAGATCTGATTGAAAAAACAACGAAAGAGGATATTCAGCGGGTTGCAAAAAAGTATCTTATACCTGCGCATAAGAACATCGTCATACTGGATCCGATTAAAAGAAATTGA